From Streptomyces griseorubiginosus, one genomic window encodes:
- a CDS encoding lytic transglycosylase domain-containing protein codes for MSPISVRGFAVASATAVTAVGSVVGVASGSVAQPNDAEATAADTTLLADIPAGEQAQVQTASLTQQADYQAIAADASAKKIAEESARKAAAKSAIEKKEAAEQAAKEAKERAEAKEKASRSASSFPVQSSYTVAQIQSMAASMVPSGQFQCFSNIVDHESSWNYRAVNASSGAYGLFQALPGSKMSSVGADWQTNPATQIKWGLNYMDSRYGSPCEAWSFWQANHWY; via the coding sequence GTGAGCCCGATTTCGGTCCGGGGATTCGCAGTGGCCTCCGCCACCGCGGTCACCGCTGTAGGAAGCGTTGTCGGAGTCGCCTCCGGCAGTGTCGCGCAGCCGAACGACGCCGAGGCGACGGCAGCCGACACGACGCTCCTGGCGGACATCCCCGCGGGTGAGCAGGCTCAGGTGCAGACCGCGTCCCTCACGCAGCAGGCCGACTACCAGGCCATCGCCGCGGACGCGAGCGCCAAGAAGATCGCGGAGGAGTCGGCCCGCAAGGCCGCCGCCAAGTCCGCGATCGAGAAGAAGGAAGCCGCCGAGCAGGCGGCCAAGGAAGCCAAGGAGCGCGCCGAGGCCAAGGAGAAGGCCAGCCGCAGCGCCTCCAGTTTCCCGGTGCAGAGCTCGTACACCGTCGCGCAGATCCAGTCGATGGCTGCCTCGATGGTGCCGAGCGGGCAGTTCCAGTGCTTCAGCAACATCGTGGACCACGAGTCCAGCTGGAACTACCGGGCCGTCAACGCCTCCTCCGGCGCCTACGGTCTCTTCCAGGCCCTGCCGGGCTCCAAGATGTCGTCGGTCGGTGCCGACTGGCAGACCAACCCGGCCACCCAGATCAAGTGGGGCCTCAACTACATGGACAGCCGGTACGGCAGCCCCTGCGAGGCCTGGTCGTTCTGGCAGGCCAACCACTGGTACTAG
- a CDS encoding PhoH family protein has protein sequence MVTSTKRRMPDRRTYVLDTSVLLADPNALSRFDEHEVVLPIVVVTELEAKRHHPELGYFARQALRLLDEFRVRYGRLDAPIPIGELGGTVRVELNHSDPSVLPSGYRLGDNDSRILAVARNLQAEGFDVTVVSKDLPLRIKASSVGLLAEEYRAELAITDSSGWTGMSEVTLPGEQVDILFEEGHVYVPEVSDLPVHTGLTIHSERGKALGRVSPDGNIRLVRGDREAFGIKGRSAEQRIALDILLDPDVGIVSMGGRAGTGKSALALCAGLEAVLERRQHQKVMVFRPLYAVGGQELGYLPGSESEKMSPWAQAVFDTLSAVTSREVIEEVTARGMLEVLPLTHIRGRSLHDAFVIVDEAQSLERNVLLTVLSRIGANSRVVLTHDVAQRDNLRVGRYDGVVAVVEKLKGHPLFAHVTLTRSERSQIAALVTEMLEDGQI, from the coding sequence GTGGTGACCAGCACAAAGCGCCGTATGCCTGACCGGCGCACCTATGTTCTCGACACCAGCGTCCTGCTGGCCGACCCGAACGCCCTGAGCCGCTTCGACGAGCACGAGGTCGTGCTCCCCATCGTCGTGGTCACGGAGCTGGAGGCGAAGAGGCACCATCCCGAACTCGGCTACTTCGCCCGGCAGGCCCTGCGCCTGCTCGACGAGTTCCGGGTGCGGTACGGCCGTCTCGACGCCCCCATCCCGATCGGGGAGCTGGGCGGGACCGTCCGTGTCGAGCTCAATCACTCGGACCCCAGCGTGCTGCCCAGCGGCTACCGCCTGGGGGACAACGACTCCCGCATCCTCGCGGTCGCCCGCAATCTGCAGGCCGAGGGGTTCGACGTCACCGTCGTGTCGAAGGACCTCCCGCTCAGGATCAAGGCGTCCTCCGTCGGCCTTCTCGCCGAGGAGTACCGCGCCGAGCTCGCCATCACGGACTCCTCCGGCTGGACCGGGATGTCCGAGGTGACCCTGCCCGGCGAGCAGGTGGACATCCTCTTCGAGGAAGGCCACGTCTACGTCCCCGAGGTCTCCGACCTCCCCGTGCACACGGGCCTGACCATCCACTCCGAGCGCGGCAAGGCGCTCGGCCGGGTCTCGCCCGACGGCAACATCCGTCTGGTGCGCGGCGACCGGGAGGCGTTCGGCATCAAGGGCCGCAGCGCGGAGCAGCGCATCGCGCTGGACATCCTGCTCGACCCGGACGTCGGGATCGTGTCCATGGGCGGCCGGGCCGGCACCGGCAAGTCGGCGCTCGCGCTGTGCGCGGGCCTGGAGGCGGTCCTGGAGCGCCGCCAGCACCAGAAGGTCATGGTCTTCCGTCCGCTGTACGCGGTCGGCGGGCAGGAACTCGGCTATCTGCCGGGCTCCGAGTCCGAGAAGATGAGCCCCTGGGCGCAGGCGGTCTTCGACACGCTGTCCGCGGTCACCAGCCGCGAGGTCATCGAGGAGGTCACCGCGCGCGGCATGCTCGAGGTCCTGCCGCTCACCCACATCCGCGGCCGCTCGCTCCACGACGCGTTCGTGATCGTGGACGAGGCGCAGTCCCTGGAGCGGAACGTCCTGCTGACCGTTCTGTCCCGAATCGGCGCCAATTCGCGGGTCGTTCTGACCCATGACGTGGCACAGCGGGACAATCTCCGCGTCGGTCGCTACGACGGTGTCGTCGCCGTGGTGGAGAAGCTGAAGGGGCACCCGCTCTTCGCGCATGTGACCCTGACGAGGTCCGAGAGGTCCCAGATCGCGGCCCTTGTGACCGAAATGCTGGAGGACGGCCAAATCTGA
- a CDS encoding isoprenyl transferase → MNLRDKLRGLLVRLYARRVEGHLDHAQVPKHIGVIVDGSRRWAKAAGSSPVDGHRAGAEKIEEFLGWCSETDVEVVTLWLLSTDNFNRPPEELGPLLGIIEDVVRTLAADGRWRVHHVGTPDLLPAPMQTALKEAEESTAHVDGILVNVAIGYGGRQEIADAVRAMLLDAHDKGTSMEELAEAVDIDMIGRHLYTGDQPDPDLVIRTSGEQRLSGFMLWQTAHSEYYFCEVFWPAFRKVDFLRALRDYAARHRRYGG, encoded by the coding sequence GTGAACCTGCGCGACAAGCTGCGCGGCCTGCTCGTCAGGCTCTACGCACGCCGGGTGGAGGGCCACCTGGACCACGCCCAGGTGCCCAAGCACATCGGTGTCATCGTGGACGGCAGCCGCCGCTGGGCGAAGGCCGCCGGTTCCAGCCCCGTCGACGGCCACCGCGCCGGAGCCGAGAAGATCGAGGAGTTCCTCGGCTGGTGCTCCGAGACGGACGTCGAGGTCGTCACCCTCTGGCTGCTGTCGACGGACAACTTCAACCGCCCTCCGGAGGAGCTCGGCCCCCTCCTCGGCATCATCGAGGACGTCGTGCGCACCCTCGCCGCCGACGGCCGCTGGCGCGTCCACCACGTCGGCACCCCCGACCTGCTGCCCGCCCCGATGCAGACGGCGCTGAAGGAGGCGGAGGAGTCCACCGCCCACGTCGACGGAATACTCGTCAACGTCGCCATCGGCTACGGCGGCCGCCAGGAGATCGCCGACGCCGTACGGGCGATGCTGCTGGACGCGCACGACAAGGGCACCTCGATGGAGGAGCTCGCCGAGGCCGTCGACATCGACATGATCGGCCGCCACCTCTACACCGGCGACCAGCCCGACCCCGACCTGGTGATCCGGACCAGCGGCGAGCAGCGGTTGTCCGGATTCATGCTCTGGCAGACCGCGCACTCCGAGTACTACTTCTGCGAGGTCTTCTGGCCGGCCTTCCGCAAGGTCGACTTCCTGCGCGCCCTGCGCGACTACGCGGCCCGCCACCGGCGCTACGGCGGCTGA
- a CDS encoding methyltransferase domain-containing protein, with translation MTTPPTPTPTFEALVAEGAVVPTAGWDFSWFEGRATEARPSWGYARSLARRLATATASLDLQTGGGEVLAFALDQGEGTEAPRLAAATEGWPPNAAKATALLRPRGIVVVATPEDAPLPFADATFDLVSSRHPVDPQWAEIARVLQPGGTYFAQHVGPRSVFELVEHFLGPQPPEQSSDRHPDRERAAAEAAGLEIVDLRAERLRVEFHDIAAVVHFLRKVVWMVPGFTVEQYEPQLRSLHERMESEGPFVAHSSRHLVEARKPHLG, from the coding sequence ATGACCACCCCACCCACCCCCACCCCCACCTTCGAAGCCCTCGTAGCCGAAGGCGCCGTCGTCCCCACCGCGGGGTGGGACTTCTCGTGGTTCGAGGGTCGGGCCACCGAGGCGCGGCCGTCGTGGGGGTACGCCCGCTCGCTGGCCCGGCGGCTGGCCACGGCGACCGCCTCGCTCGACCTCCAGACCGGCGGCGGCGAGGTCCTGGCCTTCGCCCTCGACCAGGGAGAGGGAACCGAGGCACCCCGGCTGGCCGCGGCCACCGAGGGCTGGCCGCCCAACGCGGCCAAGGCCACCGCCCTGCTGCGCCCGCGCGGCATCGTGGTCGTCGCCACCCCGGAGGACGCGCCGTTGCCCTTCGCCGACGCCACCTTCGACCTGGTCAGCAGCCGGCACCCGGTCGACCCGCAGTGGGCGGAGATCGCCCGGGTGCTCCAGCCCGGCGGCACGTACTTCGCCCAGCACGTGGGCCCGCGCAGCGTCTTCGAGCTCGTCGAGCACTTCCTCGGGCCGCAGCCGCCGGAGCAGAGCTCCGACCGCCACCCCGACCGCGAGCGCGCGGCCGCCGAGGCGGCGGGGCTGGAAATCGTGGACCTGCGTGCCGAGCGGCTGCGGGTCGAGTTCCACGACATCGCCGCCGTCGTCCACTTCCTGCGCAAGGTGGTGTGGATGGTCCCGGGCTTCACCGTGGAGCAGTACGAGCCCCAACTCCGGTCCCTGCACGAGCGAATGGAGTCCGAGGGGCCCTTCGTCGCCCACAGCAGCCGACACCTCGTCGAGGCCCGCAAGCCACACCTCGGGTAA
- a CDS encoding LLM class flavin-dependent oxidoreductase, producing MTGLGAVFRPQLPPERLRALARLADETGLEELWLWEDCFLEGGISAAAAALAWTERVRVGVGLLPVPLRNVAITAMETATLHRMFPGRPILAVGHGVQDWMGQVGARAESPLTLLREHLDALRALLRGERVTTRGRYVSLDGVALDWPPAGPVDVLTGATGPRTLRLAGQSADGTVLTAGTPPEGVRRARRLIDEGREEAGRTGEPHRVVVYLLTATGPDAAARLHAELAAEGHADVPDLGVAGDADAVAKAVQRLADAGADTVVLQPTADEPDPEAFVRFTAQEVRPLVP from the coding sequence ATGACCGGACTCGGCGCTGTCTTCCGTCCCCAGCTTCCTCCCGAGCGGCTGCGAGCCCTCGCCCGGCTCGCGGACGAGACCGGGCTCGAAGAGCTCTGGCTGTGGGAGGACTGCTTCCTGGAGGGCGGGATCTCCGCCGCCGCGGCCGCCCTCGCGTGGACCGAGCGGGTCCGTGTCGGGGTCGGACTGCTTCCCGTCCCGCTGCGGAACGTCGCCATCACCGCGATGGAGACGGCCACCCTGCACCGGATGTTCCCGGGGCGGCCGATTCTCGCCGTCGGACACGGCGTACAGGACTGGATGGGCCAGGTCGGCGCGCGGGCCGAGTCGCCGCTCACCCTGCTCCGGGAGCATCTCGACGCGCTGCGGGCCCTGTTGCGCGGGGAGCGTGTCACGACTCGGGGCCGGTACGTGTCCCTGGACGGCGTCGCCCTCGACTGGCCGCCCGCCGGCCCCGTCGACGTGCTCACCGGGGCCACCGGACCACGCACCCTGCGCCTCGCCGGGCAGTCCGCCGACGGCACCGTCCTCACGGCCGGCACCCCGCCCGAGGGCGTCCGCCGGGCCCGCCGGCTCATCGACGAGGGGCGCGAGGAAGCGGGGCGCACCGGGGAGCCGCACCGGGTCGTCGTCTACCTCCTCACCGCCACCGGGCCCGACGCGGCCGCCCGGCTGCACGCCGAACTCGCCGCCGAGGGCCACGCCGACGTGCCTGACCTGGGCGTCGCCGGGGACGCGGACGCCGTCGCCAAGGCCGTCCAGCGGCTCGCCGACGCCGGCGCCGACACGGTCGTCCTCCAGCCGACGGCCGACGAGCCCGACCCCGAGGCCTTCGTACGCTTCACCGCACAGGAAGTCCGCCCCCTGGTGCCCTGA
- a CDS encoding dihydrofolate reductase family protein, with protein MRKIVLMMSVSLDGYFEGPDHDISWHLVDEELHQHMNDVTRRMGGDLCGRVTFELMDGYWPTADAAPDVTPVEAEFAQLWRELPKYVFSRTLERVDDPNATIVREVVPEEIRKLKEQPGGDLVVGGAVLAAEFLRHGLVDEFRIYVHPVLVGRGRPLFSSADTLTSLNLVETHTFGNGVVLLRYALDA; from the coding sequence ATGCGGAAGATCGTCCTGATGATGTCCGTCTCCCTCGACGGGTATTTCGAGGGGCCCGACCACGACATCAGCTGGCACCTGGTCGACGAGGAACTCCACCAGCACATGAACGACGTCACCCGGCGGATGGGCGGTGATCTGTGCGGGCGGGTCACCTTCGAGCTCATGGACGGCTACTGGCCCACGGCCGACGCCGCCCCCGACGTCACCCCGGTGGAGGCGGAGTTCGCCCAGCTCTGGCGGGAGTTGCCGAAGTACGTGTTCTCGCGGACCCTCGAACGCGTCGACGACCCGAACGCCACGATCGTCCGGGAGGTCGTACCCGAGGAGATCAGGAAGCTGAAGGAGCAGCCGGGCGGTGACCTGGTCGTCGGCGGCGCCGTACTCGCGGCCGAGTTCCTGCGGCACGGTCTCGTCGACGAGTTCCGTATCTACGTCCATCCCGTGCTCGTCGGCCGGGGCCGGCCCCTCTTCTCGTCCGCCGACACCCTGACCTCGCTCAACCTGGTGGAGACCCACACCTTCGGCAACGGGGTCGTGCTGCTCCGGTACGCGCTCGATGCCTGA
- a CDS encoding DUF192 domain-containing protein translates to MGRWRDGHGELVVGEVRVPLEIATSYRARTKGLLGRDSVEGALLLSPASSVHTFRMRFPIDVAYLDRHLRVIAVHTMQPGRLGLPRLWSRHVLEAGAGGMEGWGVGVGVRVEVVVG, encoded by the coding sequence ATGGGACGCTGGCGGGACGGGCACGGAGAACTGGTCGTCGGTGAGGTCCGGGTCCCGCTGGAGATCGCCACGTCCTACCGGGCCCGCACGAAAGGCCTGCTCGGCCGGGACTCCGTGGAGGGGGCACTGCTGCTCTCCCCCGCGAGCAGCGTGCACACCTTCCGGATGCGGTTCCCCATCGACGTCGCCTACCTCGACCGACACCTCCGCGTGATCGCCGTACACACGATGCAGCCGGGCCGACTGGGTCTGCCACGGCTGTGGTCACGGCATGTGCTGGAGGCGGGGGCCGGGGGGATGGAGGGGTGGGGGGTGGGGGTGGGGGTTCGGGTGGAGGTTGTCGTGGGGTAA
- a CDS encoding PPE domain-containing protein codes for MTDGDGRIDYDYTEMNRCFNERHTTNFASGKNMDEMKAMLSNARPDLVTDVAAGWKGLATQLTAIQAEFEREVARIQEHWTGAAADGFAAKAKRVSTSIGNTAKYASHTSIAMTNAVSALGPIKAEVLAMKKPGRFSSLLNSAGDGFTRSREATDKDIAAGLGASEALDRNHDDLSAGREAQLKMAARMETLGAAYNSQAKAMVVSAMSGQPES; via the coding sequence ATGACTGACGGCGACGGCCGGATCGACTACGACTACACCGAGATGAACCGGTGCTTCAACGAGAGGCACACGACGAACTTCGCCAGCGGCAAGAACATGGACGAGATGAAGGCCATGCTCAGCAATGCCAGGCCGGACCTCGTGACGGACGTCGCGGCGGGCTGGAAAGGCCTGGCGACCCAACTGACAGCGATCCAGGCCGAATTCGAGAGGGAGGTGGCCCGCATCCAGGAGCACTGGACGGGCGCCGCCGCCGACGGATTCGCCGCGAAGGCCAAACGGGTCAGCACGAGCATCGGCAACACGGCGAAGTACGCGAGCCACACGTCGATCGCGATGACGAACGCCGTCTCCGCGCTGGGGCCCATCAAGGCGGAGGTTCTGGCGATGAAGAAGCCGGGCCGGTTCTCCAGTCTCCTCAACTCCGCCGGCGACGGCTTCACCCGTAGCCGGGAAGCCACGGACAAGGACATCGCCGCCGGGCTCGGCGCGAGCGAGGCCCTGGACCGCAACCACGACGATCTGTCGGCGGGGCGGGAGGCGCAGTTGAAGATGGCGGCGAGGATGGAGACGCTGGGGGCGGCTTACAACTCGCAGGCCAAGGCCATGGTCGTGTCCGCAATGTCAGGGCAGCCAGAGTCGTAG
- the mycP gene encoding type VII secretion-associated serine protease mycosin, with product MGFTRALRTVSCGALASALLITFAPQAAADQVRDDQWALKALNAESVWKLSKGNGVTVAVIDDGVNADHVDLEGNVLTGKDFMDGGSATPNPGDNHGTAMASIIAGHGHGASDGVMGLAPGAKILPIREFSTDGPGLPEPIRYAVDHGASVINVSMCFDSSDPQETQAVSDAVAYALQHDVLVIGASGNEDDKGGKCYPAASPGALGVGAVKNDGLIWEGSNPGEFVSLTAPGTNIVSANGAGDEYHAASGTSDAAAYTSAAAALIRSKFPDLTAGQIANRLVKTAALPDSEKSLTLPDKHYGYGIIQPLAALRDNIPAGSKYGPLTVPESLKDKSADVSSASSDDEQAKADRKAMLIWVGIGIGGLVVIGLIAMVIVKRTRRNRHDSGGPGGGYPSSGFQTTPHQNPYQHPVAPPQNPYQQQPTTAQNQWPSQQ from the coding sequence ATGGGCTTCACCCGGGCACTTCGCACGGTTAGCTGCGGTGCGTTGGCCAGCGCGCTGCTCATCACTTTCGCACCGCAGGCTGCCGCCGATCAAGTAAGAGACGATCAGTGGGCGCTCAAGGCACTCAATGCTGAATCCGTATGGAAGCTCTCCAAGGGAAACGGTGTAACGGTCGCCGTCATCGACGACGGAGTAAACGCCGACCATGTCGACCTCGAAGGCAACGTGCTCACAGGCAAAGACTTCATGGACGGCGGCAGCGCAACCCCGAACCCAGGGGACAATCACGGCACAGCCATGGCGTCAATCATTGCGGGACATGGCCACGGCGCAAGCGATGGCGTGATGGGACTCGCACCAGGGGCGAAGATTTTGCCTATCCGGGAATTCAGCACTGACGGCCCAGGGCTCCCTGAGCCCATCCGATACGCGGTTGACCATGGCGCTTCCGTGATCAATGTTTCCATGTGCTTCGACTCCAGCGACCCTCAAGAAACGCAGGCAGTTTCGGACGCCGTGGCTTACGCTTTGCAGCACGATGTACTAGTCATCGGCGCATCTGGAAATGAAGATGACAAGGGCGGAAAATGCTACCCAGCGGCTTCACCGGGGGCTCTGGGCGTTGGAGCGGTAAAAAATGACGGATTGATCTGGGAAGGATCGAACCCGGGAGAATTCGTTTCCCTGACGGCGCCTGGCACCAACATCGTCTCCGCGAATGGTGCCGGTGACGAATATCATGCGGCATCGGGCACATCTGACGCAGCGGCCTATACCTCCGCGGCCGCCGCCCTCATCCGCTCCAAATTCCCCGACCTGACCGCCGGCCAGATCGCCAACCGCCTGGTCAAGACGGCCGCCCTCCCCGACTCGGAGAAGAGCCTGACACTCCCGGACAAGCACTACGGCTATGGCATCATCCAGCCACTCGCCGCACTGAGGGACAACATCCCGGCAGGCTCGAAGTACGGCCCCCTCACTGTCCCCGAGTCCCTCAAAGACAAGTCTGCCGACGTCTCCTCAGCCTCGTCCGATGACGAGCAGGCGAAGGCCGACCGGAAGGCGATGCTCATTTGGGTCGGCATCGGCATCGGGGGGCTGGTGGTGATCGGCCTGATCGCCATGGTGATCGTCAAGCGGACCAGACGAAACCGGCACGACAGCGGCGGCCCGGGCGGCGGCTACCCATCATCCGGCTTCCAGACCACGCCCCATCAGAACCCTTACCAGCACCCGGTTGCACCCCCGCAGAACCCTTACCAGCAGCAGCCGACCACTGCGCAGAACCAGTGGCCGTCCCAGCAGTGA